The stretch of DNA TCAATTTTTTTACAGACGACACGGTCGGGATTGTCGACAGCCTTTGTCGCTTCTTCGGCTTCGGGGAGTTGATCAATGTGCTTGCCTTGAAATTTTTTCTTGAGTTCTGCCGTCGAATTGGCCGTCAATGGTTCCGCTGTTTTTGTCTTATTATCAGTGGCAAAGCTTGGCGTTGCAAAAACGGCACACAGACATGCTGCGGCAAGTGTAGCTTTAATGGAATAAGTCATATTGATCTCCTTTTAGTGGTTATAACAGATTGAGCTAAACAGGACAAGCATCGCGCATAACGCTTAGTTAAAGACCCAAATGCAGTTTAGGACGCGCTTTCTAATTTCTATATCTATATCTGTATCAACGAAACAACGCGTATCAGATATATCTGACATGCACATCATTGGAGGCCATCATGGCTAAAGCAAAAACAGAGACAGTCGACACAAAAACACTCAACATCGGCCAGACACTTCGCAAAGGCACATTGGCCTATTTGGGTCTATACGGCACAGCCTATGCCCGCGCAAAAACACGCTTTGACCAAGTCAAATCATCGACTGATGGTCTGTTTGACACATTGGTCGTACGCGGCGAAGTGATTGAAGCTAAAGCAGCGCAAAGCTTGAAAACAGCACAAAGCAAAGTCTCTGCGACTTACACAACAAGTGCTGCCAAAGTGCGCGACGTGATGCCAACCGCATCTAACGACCGCGTGTCAGAGCTGGAAGCCGAAGTTGAAGCCCTTCACACAAAGATTGCTAAAATGGCGAAAAAATCAGCCGCTAAGCCTGCTAAAAAAGCGGCTGCGTCAATGAAGACCGAAAAGTCAACGAAAGCCGCTTAGGTCTCTCTCCTCCCCTGTTCTTATGATTTTAAGAACCCCTAAGCGCATCGGCGCGGCTGTTGCCCCCCAACAGCCGCGCCATTTTTGTTTCACGCGAATTTTTCCTTTTAGACTCGCGCGTGAAAACGGTCTAAGCTAACGAAAATAACGGGGAAACACTATGGCACTCACACCAGAATCAGTTGGGCAAAAAGCATCAGAGACACCGACAGCCGTCAATTCGCTTGTTGGTTTCCGGCGCGGCGAAGTTGTGAAATCTATAGGCCTTTTGGCGGGATATGCCGCCAAGCAACCGAGACCCTTTGCCAAGCATTTACGCAATTACGGCAAAGAAATGCTGGAAATCGCCAAAGGCACATCAGAACTCGCTCCACATGCCAAAGACCGCCGTTTTAAAGACCCGACATGGTCAGAAAACCCACTTTATAAACGTGGCCTGCAAAGCTGGCTGGCTATGCGCCGCGAACTTAACGGCTGGATAGCCGATAGCGGTATGCATCCTGCGGATCAATCACGCGCGCAATTTGTTTTGGATCTTGTCGTTGATAGCCTTGCGCCGACAAATACATTATTAGGCAACCCTGCTGCCATGAAAAAGCTCTATGAGACGGGGGGACGCAGCCTGCTGAAAGGGTTGCAAAATGCCTATGACGATTTACGGCATAATGGCGGTATGCCCAGCCAAGTTGATGGCCGCCCGTTCAAAGTCGGAGAAAATCTGGCAACGTCCAAAGGTGCGGTTGTTTATAAAGATGAAATGCTGGAGTTGTTACAATATGAGCCAACAACAGATGAGGTGTATAAGACACCTATCTTAATTATTCCGCCGCAGATTAATAAATTTTACGCCAATGACTTAGCGCCCAATAAATCGATTGTGCGCTTCCTTGCTTCACGCGGATATCAAGTTTTTGCCGTATCATGGCGTAATCCAACGCGGCAACACAGCCATTGGGGGCTTGAGAATTATGTCCAAGCCTTAATCGAGGCCACAGATGTCATGCGCAAAATTTGTCGTGTGCAACGCATCAATATTTCAGGGGCCTGTTCGGGCGGCATTACCATGGCCCTCCTATTATCAGAGCTTGCTGCGCGCGGGGACAACCGCGTCAATAGCTTTACTCAAATGGTCTGTGTGCTGGACGGCAAGAAGACCGATAGCGAAGTTGGTCTATTTGTGACGGATGGCGCCATTGAAGCCGCACGCAAGAACAGTCGTAAAAAAGGGATTTTGTCGGGCGAAGAGCTGTCACGGTCTTTTGCTTGGATGCGGCCGAATGACCTTATTTGGAATTATGTCGTCAATAATTACCTACTCGGCGAAGACCCGCCGCCCTTTGACGTGTTATTTTGGAATAACGACAGCACGAATTTGCCTGCGCAGCTACATTCTGATTATCTTGATATTTTCTCTGACAAGCGTTTCCGCGCGGACAGCGAAGTCGAGTTTATGGGCCATATCGTTGACCTTAAATCTGTCACACAAGACGGCTTCATGGTTGCAGGCGTTACGGATCACATTACTCCGTGGAAAGCGTGCTACCGCAATATTGGGCTGTTTGGCGGGCAAATTGATTTTGTCCTATCCAATTCAGGCCATTTACAGGCCCTGCTGAACCCGCCGGGCAATCCAAAATCTCAATATTTCATATCTGACGATTACCCCGAAACAGCCGATGAGTGGATGGGCAAAGCAAAGCCCGTACAGGACTCCTGGTGGCCACGGTGGGATAGCTTTTTATCCGAGCGCTCTGGTGAGCTTAAAAAATCACCGCGTAGCCTTGGCAGCAAAAACTACCCACCCTTGGTGAAAGCGCCTGGGGAATACGTCTTTACCTAGGTCAGGCTTCGTCTTTACTGACTGTTAAGCGCTGTAGCGCAGACTTTACTTTGGCGGCGAATATCGCCACCACAAAACAACAGACCGGGGAACCGGCGATATGGTCGACACAATATGGCGACCTGAAGGAAAACGGACCCATCATGAGTGATTTTCACCCCAATCTGCCACGTATCTTTTTTTCAAAGATTGGTAATCAAAAACTTCGGACAGCGATTTGGAGCGGAGCCGATAAAGGGTTTGGTAAACGCACACCACTTTTATTTTTCAACGGCATTGGCGCAAACCTTGAAATAGCGCAAACCTTTGCCGACACCTTTACGGGTCGCGATATCATCACCTTTGATATGCCTGGCGTGGGCGGCTCGCCTGATCCAACATTTTTATATCGTCCGTGGTGGGTTGCCAAAGCGGCCAAACAAATCCTGATTGACAATGGCTATGACAAAGTTGATGTCTTGGGCGTGTCATGGGGCGGGGGCGCGGCACAGCAATTTGCCTGGCAAAATAAAGACATGACCCACCGCCTGATTTTATGTGCGACAACAACGGGCGTCACTATGGTGCCAGGTAATCCCAAAGCGCTGTCAAAGATGATGTCGCCTAAACGCTATATTGACCGTGATTTTCTGGCCAAGAACTTTGAGACATTATACGGCGATGCCGCCAGCGAAGGTGTAGGCGAGTTTTCGATTAATATGATGCCGCCCTCTGTGAAAGGTTATCTATTTCAATTAGGCGCAATGGTCGGTTGGTCATCGCTGCCGTTTATTCGGCGCATTCGAGCCAAGACATTGGTGATAATGGGTGATAAGGACCACATCGTTCCCGTCGTCAACGGGCGGTTTCTGCATATGATGTTAAAGCGCTCTCGTTTGAAAATTATTCACGGCGCGGGGCATTTGTTCTTACTGACCCGCCGCCAAGAAACCATTGATATGATCCGCGATTTCTTTGGAGAGCCCGAAGTCCATGTTGACGTTGAACCCGTCTTGCTACCCTCTGTGAAAGAGACTTATGTTGGATGGCATCATTAGGAGCAAATATGAGCGGAACTGATAAAAACACACCCGATAATAAAGCCTCCGATAAACGTGAGCAAAGCGAGAGCCGCTCAACTGGCGAAGCAGCGCGGCGCATATTGCTCGCTGGCATTGGGGCTTATGGCCGTGCTTTTATGGAAGCCCAAGAAGCGTTGAAAGACGTGCGCGGAAAATCCAGCGATGTCTTTGACGAACTTGTCCAAAAAGGCGAGATGATGGAAATGGCCTTTGAGCACAAATCCAAGCAAGTCACGGAACAGGTTTCTAAGCAAGTCCGCGATAAAGCATCTATCCCCAATCTTCAGCTTGATGACCGGATTAAAAAAATGCGGTCACGCCTAATGGGTGGCACAAAAGGCGCTTTAAGTGGCGACGACGGCTTTGACACTGAAAGCCTTTCAACCCGTCTTGATACCGTTGAAGCTAAATTGGATAAGGTGCTTGCCTTGCTCGATCCGCCCAAAGCGAAAAAGGCCGCTCCGAAAAAGACAACGGCCACTAAAACGGTACGGACGGTAAAGACAGAAAAAATGCCGTCAAAAACGCCGCCCAAAACGCCCAAGGGCAAAAAGTCCTAAGCGGTCGTGGCAGAGCGTTCTAAGACCAAAGAAAAAATACTGCGCACGGCGCTAGGCCTGTTTAATAATGAAGGCGAAAGCCAGGTCAGCTCTGTGGATATTGCCTCTGTCATGGGCATTAGCCCCGGCAATCTTTATTATCATTACAAGGGCAAAGACGAAATTATAACCGCCCTATTTGAGGATTTCGATGATGAAATTCGTATGGTGCTCAAAGCTCCCGTCAACGCCCCGCTTAGCTTGCCTGATAATTGGGTCTATCTTTACATCATATTTGAAGAAATTTTTGATTTCCGGTTTTTTTATAAAAACCTCTCAGAGTTAATTGCAAGGAACCCTGAACTCCGCGCACGTTTTTCACGGCTTTTAGCCCTCAAAGAGCAAACCGCTTATGCGCTGCTGAATACGTTGCGGGAGGCGGGGCATTTAGAATTTGAAGAGGGCGAAGCATCCGCCTTGTCGCAACGGCTCGCACAGCATTTTACATTCTGGCTGCAATATCATGATCTGCGGTATAATATGGCGTCGCCTAAATCCCTAATTGACCAAGGCGTGTTTTCAGCGCTGGTCATGATTATTCCTTACCTTACCCGAGATGATGGTTTTTCAAGCCGTTTAGAACAATTCTTACAAGGCCAAGGGTAATGACCTTTTAGATTTGTTCATCAAAATGCAGCGTCTTTAACAGTCTTTAAGATACGGTCTGTAATATCGCAATATGATCACACGTGCAGATATAGTTTCGACATTAGTATTATCGGCAGCTTTGCTGTTCACGGCACCGCTTGCCCATGCCGCGGATCCTTTTGTTGATGTTATTGCAGGTGAAGCCTCGCTTAAGATGGTGTTTGACCATGGCGACGTCTGTGAATTTATAATTGAGCCGACTAATGACAAAGACGCGGCGGCGGCGCTGAGTCAAAAAATTACTAAACTCTATGATCTGAAACCTACTGTGCGCGGAACAACACGCGCTTGGGATATTCAAAATTCTGATGCAAAATCTACACAGTCAAAAACTGTGAGCATATTGATAAAACAACAGCGCAACGGGCGCTACCACCTTGTTATGGACCGACGTCGCGGCGGTGATCGTCATAATAGTCAGACAACAAAAGCTAACACATTGGCGCTTAGCCAATCCCGCAGTAATGCAGCCCCTGCCCGCCCTGCGGCACCGCCAGCACGGATACCGCCGCCTGCAACCACTGATTAATATCGTCGAGATACTGTCTGATAATTAATTAAAAGACTGCCTTTTTTCTACCGCGTTTATCCTTCCGTTAATCATAGGGCTTTATATTTGAGCCATATATGACGCTAACCAAGAGGATATTATGCGTAAATTTTCCCCCCTCGTCACTGTCTTGGCCGCTTTAAGCTTAGGCTCTTTCGCCAACGCCCTATCAGCGACTCAGACCATTGAAAAAGAAAAAACTGTCATCACAGATGATGGATCAACACAAATCATCCGCACAACGGCAGATACCGTCGTACCGGGCGAAACCATTGTTTACACACTTAATTTTGTAAATGATGATGGTCAGGCGGCGGACAATCTTGTTTTGACCATGCCTGTTCCTGAACAAGTCACCTTCGTTGAAGGCTCTGCTGACCGGCCTGGAACTGTTGTGGTTTATTCTGCTGATAGTGGGCAATCCTTTGCCACGCGCCAAGCCACAATGGTTATGACGCAAGCTGGTGAAGTACGGGCTGCGGGCGCTGATGACATCACCCACGTGCGTTGGACTATACCAGGTCCCGTCGCGGCAGGCGAAACTGGGCAGCTTTCTTTCGCTGCCAAATTGAAATAATACCGACTGAAAAATTGCTTATAAAAACCGACCTTAGGGTCGGTTTTTTTTGATCCTTATCAAAGGGCCCGACTTTTGAGCCGCCAAGCATTAATTTATAATTGTGTAAACAGAGCCTTAATACCATCAATTTTGAAATCCTGTAAAACATTGTTTTTATTGAGTTTTTTGATATTTTATTAAGCCCCATTAAGGGCATTTTTATTTTATTTTAACCATACTTCTTTGGCCTCATTTAACCACCTTTCCTTATATTCGATGATACCAACTCGAAAAGGAAAGTGGGTTATGACTAAAACTAAAACTCTAATGAAAGGCTTGCTGGGCGCCACTGCGCTTACAGTCTTTACGGCGGGCAACGCATTTGCTGCGGGTACTGCTGCGGATACACTCGTATCCAACACATTTACACTCTCATATGATGTCGGAGGCGTCACACAGCCGCCTGTGACACCGCCAGCGGACACAACATTCCGCGTTGACCGTCTGGTCGATGTTCTGGTGGAATCATTTGCACCTGTAACACCGTCTGCACCAGGTGCAACGGCACAGCCACTGCGTTACCGCGTGACAAACCAAGGTAACGACACGCATGGTTATTTGTTGACGGCTGTTCAAGAAGGCGGCGACGACTTCAACACAGCAGGCGCTGTTATCACATATTACGTTGATGACGGTGACGGCATCTATGAACCAGGTGGAGATGACGGCGCGCCGATCACTTACACAGCTGGAACGTCAACACCTGATATTCCTGCCGATGGTTTCTTACACGTTATCATTTCCAGCGATGTGCCAGCAGGCGCAGTGGACGGTGAAACAGCCGACATCACACTTGTTGCTGATACGCTAGAAGGTGGCGGCTCGACGACAGCTGTGGGTCCAGATGCTGATGGTATCAACGACATTAACGCGACTGAAAACGTTTTGGCTGATGATTCAGGCACAGCAAATGAAAACGCGAATGAAGGTGACCACTCTGCGACGAATACACTAACAGTTGGCGCGGCGGATATTTCTGCGGTCAAAGCTGTCTCTGTGTTCTCACAAGACGGATCTGGATGTACAACAATTCCAGGCACACCAGCCACACCCGCGAATGAGCAATATGCCATTCCAGGTGCGTGTATTGAATACACAATTACCGTGGAAAACGAAGGTAGCGCGCTCGCTACTGATATTGACATCGGCGATAACCTACAGCCAGGCCTAGAGTTTATTAGCGCCAGCTTCTCTGGTTTCTCTGGATCACCATCGTTCTCACCGGCTCTACCAAGCGCGGGCACAATCTGTGACGGTCCTGTCGGAACAGCGTGTCGCGTGTCAATGATTGACGGCGAACTCGCTGGCGGCACAGTTGGTTCTCCAACGACGGGTGTTCTTACAATCCGTGCGCTTGTAGATAACGGCGTACCATAGGCCTTTATGGCCCTATGATTTCGGGTCGCCCACTTTGTGGGCGACCCACAACAAACCAATAAAACAACAATTAATATGGTGGTGCCCGCTAGGGCTATGTGGACAATAACGTGACAACTATGCGACATACATTAGGGGTAATAACCCTTGCCGCAACGGCCTGGGCCGGCGGAGCGGATGTCGCAATGGCGACCGGCATTGGCGATGACGTCGTCAACGTTGCCTCATTCTCATATAATATTGACGGATCGACGGTCAATGTGACGACTAATGAAGTTGTCTTCACGATTGAAGCACCCGCCATTCCGCCAACAATCGAATTTTTCCGTTATTCACCCAATGCCCCCCATGCACAAGGCACTGTGATTAACGGCTCACGTTACAGCCCTTCAGGCGACTTAAACGGACCCTTTGTCAGCACAGGATCCCCGCGCACAACAGGTGGACGTGTTCTGGATTTATCGGGCAACGTACCGCTAATACCCGCGACGACATTCCTCGCAAATGAACTGATGTTTGTACAAGTAACAGACGTTCAAGCCAATAATGATCCAAACGTCGTTGAGACGATTTCTATTACAATCACCACATCAACTGGCGACGTCGTTGTCTTGCAGCTATATGAAAGTGGCCCCAATACGGGCGAGTTCTGGGCATATATTCCGACGACCAGCGACGTGTCACCCGGCAACGATAATGAGCTGAACACAGAAGACAACACGCAATTAACCGCAACCTATGTCGATACATTCCGTCAGACGGATGTTGTCGTTGATACCGCGCTGATTAATCCGAACTGCTTTGTTTTTGATAGCATCACAGGCGCACCCATTGACGGCGCGACAGTGACTATCATCGACACAGAAACAGGGCAGCCTGCGACTGTATTTGGTGTTGATGAATTTTCAACATTCCCGTCTGCTGTCGATTCTGGCGAAGACGTCGAAGATAATAGCGGCTTATTATACGATCCTGAAACAGGCGGCTTTCAGTTCCCGCACTTACAGCCCGGCAATTATATTATTGTCGTTGACGCGCCAGAAGGATACAGCTTTGCCTCGACACTGCCAGCGGATCAAATCCTGACCAATGCCGGCGGATATACACTCAGTACAGGGTCATTTGGCCAAGAATTCACGATTGAAGAACCAGGCCCCATACACTTTGATATCCCGCTGGATCCCCAAACTGATTTCACGCTGACAAAAACAGCTGACCGCAGCTTTGCTGATGTCGGTGACTTTGTGAACTACACGGTGACCATTCAAAACTCAGGGGCCTTATCGGCCCCCGTACAGCTTTATGATACTTTGCCGCTTGGCTTCCGCTATGTGCCTGGCACCTCACGCCGCGAGCAAAACCTTATAACGGACCCGTCTATATCAGAGAACGCGTCGCTATTAACATTCCCAATGGGTGTGCTTGGCCCTGGTCAGTCTATAACGCTTGATTACGCCTTAGAAGTCGGCCCTGGCGCGCCTATGGGCGACGCGATTAACCGCGCGGTTGTACAAGGCATTGACGGCGGTCAAATCTCTAACGTTGCCCGCGCCGAAGTAACAATGCGCGAAGACCTATTGCGCTCACGATCGACTGTTGTGGGTCGTATTTCTGAGAACTCTTGTGACGGTGACCAGGACTGGGCGCGCGATATTGAGCGCGGTATCGGTGTCGAAGGTGTGCGTCTTTATATGGAAACAGGCGCTTATGCCGTATCTGATATTGACGGCCTATTCCATTTTGAAGGCATCACGCCTGGCACCCACGTTGTGCAACTTGACGAAGAAACACTGCCAAAAGGCTATACGCCCATGGTGTGCGAAGAAAATACGCGCTATGCAGGCTCTGCCATTTCAAAATTTGTTGACGTTCAAGGCGGCGGCATCTGGCGCGCAAACTTCTATTTAGAAAAAACAGGCGAAACCGAAGACGAGAGCGTTGAGGAAGAGTTTAACGAGGCTGTCGAGTATAAAGACTACGACACAGAATGGTTAAACAAGCAAGACGCCACCCCAGAATGGGTCTATCCCGATACAACGCGCACACCGTCCAGCCCGTCGATTAATATCGGCATTAAGCACGGCCCAAAACAACGCATCGATTTGATGTTAAACGACAAAGCCGTGTCATCTATGAATTTAGCGGCACGTGATGTGAGCCTTACGCAAGACGTTATGATTAGCCGCTGGCGGGGTGTTGATATTCTGCCGGGTAATAACTCTGTGACCGCCATTGTTAAAAATGAAGACGGCACAATTGCCAAAACAATGACACGTAAAATTGTCTTTGTTGATACAATTGCGCGCGCCGTTCCCATGCCGGATAGTTCGACACTTGTGGCCAATGGCCGCGACGTGCCTGTTGTGGCTATCCGACTAGAAGACGAAGCGGGCCGCCCCGTTCATAAAGGCCGAGTTGCCAAGATTGATATTGAAACACCTTACCGTCTTTATGACGAAAACGGCGAACGTCAGTTAATCGAGCAGCAAAATGATTTGATTGCGCCGTTGACAGCCCGCCAAGAATTACAAGTCGGGTCTGATGGTATTTTGAAAGTCCGCCTAGAGCCAACACTGCGCACGGGTAAGGTCACTGTGATCGTGACATTGGATACGGGTCGCCAAGTGCCTGTTTACATGTATCTGGAACCTGAAAAGCGCGACTGGATTTTGGTTGGTCTTGCCGAAGGGTCTGCCGCACTTGAAAAGGTACGCGGTAATACAATTGCTTTGTCTGGTAGCTCCGATGATAACGCCTTTGATATGCGCGAAGAAACCGACGGCGAAGACGTTATCACCGATGGTCGTGTTGCATTTTTCGCCAAGGGCCTGATCAAGGGCAATTGGTTGATGACCATGGCCGTTGATACCGATAAGCGCCGTTTTGGACGTGACCAAGGCTACGCCGAAGAAATTGATCCCAACGCCTATTACACACTTTATGGTGACCGCTCTTACCAAGATTTTGAAGGCGTTAGCCGCTATCCTGTTTTTGTTAAATTAGAAAAGCGCACGGCCTATGCCATGTTTGGTGACTACGACACAGATATTCCAGAAGGCAAGTTAACGGCCTATAACCGCCGCCTGTCTGGCCTTAAGGCTGAATATTTGGGTGAGAACTTTCAAGTCCTCGGCTTTGCCGCGGAAACCAACCAAGGCTTTGCCAAAGACGAGATTGCGGCTGATGGCACTAGCGGAACATATCAACTGTCGCAAAATAATATCTTGGCGCAGTCCGAGGAAATCGTGATTGAGACGCGCGATCGTAATCGTTCTGACGTTATCCTCGAGCGCAAAGTTATGGTACGTTACTTGGACTACACGCTTGATTACCTCACAGGTGAGCTGATCTTCCGCCTGCCTGTTGATGCCACCGATTTTGAGTTTAACCCCAATGTTATTGTGGTGGACTATGAAACACTGAACGATGCTGAGAAAAACGTGACCGCCGGTGGCCGCGTTCAAGCGCAGTTTGCTGATGGTCGCGTCCGTGTGGGTTCAACATTCGTGCATGAAGAAGGGGCCGTGGCAAAAGCTGGCAGCGAACAAAATATGATTGGTGTCGATGTTGTCGCCCAAGTCACGGACAGTACCGAAATTCGCGCTGAATATGCCATTACCGATGATGCGGGTAATCCTGATGCTAAAACAGCGAATGCTATGCTCGCCGAAGTTATTCATACCAGCGAAAACATCTCTGCAGATGCCTATTTTCGCGAAGAAGACGGCGGGTTTGGACTAAATCAACGCGGGTCGACAACAAACCGTATCCGCCGTTTCGGGGCCAATGCTAATATTCAAATTTCTGAATTTGAAGACGAAGAAACAGGGCGTCGCGGCACACGCACCGTTGAAGCCCGCGCTTACCGTGAAGAAAACTTGGAAACAGGTGACCAGCGCGATGTGGCTGAAGTCACCGCCCGCCATACTGGCGAACGCTTAATCGTCTCTGCTGGTTTGCGCGCCGCCAAAGACGAACTTGTTGGGCGTGATGACCGCACATCAATCTTGGCCGTATCACAGGCAAGCCTGGCTATCCCGAAACACGGCACAACGATACAGTTTTCGCATGAGCAACCTTTGGGCGGCAAAGACGCCGTCTCTGCTTTCCCGCGCCGCACAATGATTGGTGTCGATAAGACAATTGGCGAAAAAGCAACGGCGTCTATTCGTCACGAAATTTT from Fretibacter rubidus encodes:
- a CDS encoding TetR/AcrR family transcriptional regulator, with the translated sequence MAERSKTKEKILRTALGLFNNEGESQVSSVDIASVMGISPGNLYYHYKGKDEIITALFEDFDDEIRMVLKAPVNAPLSLPDNWVYLYIIFEEIFDFRFFYKNLSELIARNPELRARFSRLLALKEQTAYALLNTLREAGHLEFEEGEASALSQRLAQHFTFWLQYHDLRYNMASPKSLIDQGVFSALVMIIPYLTRDDGFSSRLEQFLQGQG
- a CDS encoding phasin family protein, giving the protein MSGTDKNTPDNKASDKREQSESRSTGEAARRILLAGIGAYGRAFMEAQEALKDVRGKSSDVFDELVQKGEMMEMAFEHKSKQVTEQVSKQVRDKASIPNLQLDDRIKKMRSRLMGGTKGALSGDDGFDTESLSTRLDTVEAKLDKVLALLDPPKAKKAAPKKTTATKTVRTVKTEKMPSKTPPKTPKGKKS
- a CDS encoding alpha/beta fold hydrolase → MALTPESVGQKASETPTAVNSLVGFRRGEVVKSIGLLAGYAAKQPRPFAKHLRNYGKEMLEIAKGTSELAPHAKDRRFKDPTWSENPLYKRGLQSWLAMRRELNGWIADSGMHPADQSRAQFVLDLVVDSLAPTNTLLGNPAAMKKLYETGGRSLLKGLQNAYDDLRHNGGMPSQVDGRPFKVGENLATSKGAVVYKDEMLELLQYEPTTDEVYKTPILIIPPQINKFYANDLAPNKSIVRFLASRGYQVFAVSWRNPTRQHSHWGLENYVQALIEATDVMRKICRVQRINISGACSGGITMALLLSELAARGDNRVNSFTQMVCVLDGKKTDSEVGLFVTDGAIEAARKNSRKKGILSGEELSRSFAWMRPNDLIWNYVVNNYLLGEDPPPFDVLFWNNDSTNLPAQLHSDYLDIFSDKRFRADSEVEFMGHIVDLKSVTQDGFMVAGVTDHITPWKACYRNIGLFGGQIDFVLSNSGHLQALLNPPGNPKSQYFISDDYPETADEWMGKAKPVQDSWWPRWDSFLSERSGELKKSPRSLGSKNYPPLVKAPGEYVFT
- a CDS encoding alpha/beta fold hydrolase gives rise to the protein MSDFHPNLPRIFFSKIGNQKLRTAIWSGADKGFGKRTPLLFFNGIGANLEIAQTFADTFTGRDIITFDMPGVGGSPDPTFLYRPWWVAKAAKQILIDNGYDKVDVLGVSWGGGAAQQFAWQNKDMTHRLILCATTTGVTMVPGNPKALSKMMSPKRYIDRDFLAKNFETLYGDAASEGVGEFSINMMPPSVKGYLFQLGAMVGWSSLPFIRRIRAKTLVIMGDKDHIVPVVNGRFLHMMLKRSRLKIIHGAGHLFLLTRRQETIDMIRDFFGEPEVHVDVEPVLLPSVKETYVGWHH